Proteins encoded in a region of the Watersipora subatra chromosome 5, tzWatSuba1.1, whole genome shotgun sequence genome:
- the LOC137397279 gene encoding RNA-binding protein 12B-like, which yields MSKNLKTTEFQDHQTSTSPDPKTTRPQDHQTSRALDLKTTRPQDNQISTSPDLKITRPQDHQTSKPPYRKTTRPQDHQTSTSPDLKITRPQDHRTSKPPDHKIASPQDHQTSRPIRPQNHLTSRPPDLKTTRPQDNQTSRPPDLKTTRPQDHQTSGPPDLKITIPQDHQTSKPPDLKTTRPQDHQTSRPPDFKTTKPQNHQTSRSLDLNITRHKDNQTTRPQHHQT from the exons ATGAGCAAGA ACCTCAAGACCACCGAATTTCAAGATCACCAGACCTCAACATCACCAGACCCCAAGACCACCAGACCTCAAGACCACCAGACCTCAAGAGCACTAGACCTCAAGACCACCCGACCACAAGATAACCAGATCTCAACATCACCAGACCTCAAGATAACCAGACCTCAAGACCACCAGACCTCAAAACCACCATACCGCAAGACCACCAGACCTCAAGACCACCAGACCTCAACATCACCAGACCTCAAGATAACCAGACCTCAAGACCATCGGACCTCAAAACCACCAGACCACAAGATTGCCAGTCCTCAAGATCACCAGACCTCAAGACCCATCAGACCTCAAAACCACCTGACCTCAAGACCACCAGACCTCAAGACCACCAGACCTCAAGATAACCAGACCTCAAGACCACCAGACCTCAAAACCACCAGACCTCAAGACCACCAGACCTCAGGACCACCAGACCTCAAGATCACCATACCTCAAGACCATCAGACCTCAAAACCACCAGACCTCAAGACCACTAGACCTCAAGACCACCAGACCTCAAGACCACCAGACTTCAAGACCACCAAACCTCAGAACCACCAGACCTCAAGATCACTAGACCTCAACATCACCAGACATAAAGATAACCAGACCACCAGACCTCAACATCACCAGACCTGA